The DNA window GGAATGGCAGACCCAGGACCCACTTCCAAAGCCTGGCTACATATCTGGTCCATGTGGGCAGAGTAGAGGCAGGACTGGACATCAAATTGAGGGAGGGCTTGGAGGCCTCGAGCAGGAATCTTCTACAGGCTTGAGAACAGGATTCAGACCCAAAGCCACGTGTGACCTTTCAGGCAACCCGGGCAGACCAAGGGTTAGTAGCCTTTTTTTACACTTGTGATCCCTGCCCCAAGCCCAGGCCAACTGCCCCACGCAGACAAAGGGCTCATCGTCTGCAGGTCTGTCAGGGAGGGTGCTGACTTCATGTGCTGTCTCAGACCCGACCATTCCTGGGGCCATACAGGGATGACCCTCCTCGGAAAGCCCTTGGTGGAGGGAGACAGCTCTCAGAGCAGGGCCTCATCTTTTACAGGCCATGTGTTtacatatgtttacatatgtttaCAGGCATATGTTCCTGGAGCACACACAGTGCATATATATGTCCCTGAATGGACCCTGTCCATACTCAGGGCTAGCCAGGCACCCAAGACTCTAGTCAATGGTCACCAGCCGGGACCCTGGGGCAGCTCCAAAGCCAGTAGTGCCTGACCAGGGCCAAGGGGCCAACACATGACTGGCCCACAGGTGGCTTCCCAGCTTCCAAAGCAGGAAGAGACTGGGTACTCATAGTGGCTAAGATCCATCGCCGAGAGTCAGTGTCAGTGACAGACTGGGCTTGCGCTGGGGTTCCTCATCCTCCTGGCAGGACTGGGGCGGCCGGGATTTGAAGAAGTCTGAGACATATCGgacctgtgggggaggggaagacagtGAGTGAAGCCAGAGGATGACGACCAGAGGGAAAGCCAAGAGGGTTGGTTGTAAAGTAGGTGGGGCCAGTGGTGGGGAAAGCTGGGGGCGGGGCAGACCAGCAGGCAGAGGTCACAGGAACACTGGGGTCAGGCAGAACAGGTCTTATAGGACGAGGCAGGCAGGGCTCACCGTGAGGCAGGCCACCAAGGCTCCTTGCAGGAGGCCGACGAGGACATCACTCCAGTGGTGCTTGTGGTCAGACACTCGGGTGTAGCCCACATAGATTGCAAAGGCCACCAAGAAGAACTGAACCGTGGGCCTCAGCAGCCGTGCCCACTTCCAGCAGAGCCGGGCCTGCACATACAGCTGTCGGGGCATCAGCCTGCATCAGCTGGGCCCGTGGGTGTCCACACCCTACCCAGCCCAGCTCAAGAGTCATAAACCCCCCTACCCTCAGTGTCTCATCCACATATCCCATTGTGCAGTGGGGAAGACCCAGGGAAGGGGTGCCTGAGTTAGGTTCCCCGGGAAGGAGGTAGACACTCACCGCCAGGAACAGCATGCAGTACATGCCAAAGGAGGAGTGCCCGGAGTAAAAGGACAGCCTGGGAGGGAGGACAGCCGGTCAGCGGTACCcggaaggcagagccaggagctCCTTGGGGAGCAGCCACAGAGGGGTGCAACTCTAAACTATGGGAagcagggctagagaaatggctctgcTGTTAAGGCCCTGActgattttgcagaggacccaagttcagttcccagtacctacatccTGCTGCTCACAACtaccaggagatctgatgcctctgaaggcacctgcactcatgtgccagagcatacacacacacactaaaaatacaTCATCTTTAAGATCTACTtatttgctgggcattggtggtacacgcctttaatcccagcattcaggaggcagaggcaggtggatctctgtgagttcgagaccagcctggtctacaagagcgagttccaggacagcctccaaagccacagagaaaccctgtctcaaaaataaaaaataaaaaaaaattctacttatttttatttttatgtatatggtgttttgtttccagctatgtctatgtaccacatataTGCAGTGCCTACCAGTGGTCAGAAGGGGGCATCGgaagttacaaatggctgtgagctgccttgggGGTTCTGagaatctaacccaggtcctccggaagagaagccagtggtcttaaccgctgagccctctctccagcctcttaacCTGAAGGGAGGCTTGCACACAGGACTTTCCATCAGGGAGGGGACGTCTCATTTCCTCACTCTCACTTCACCAACTCCAACCCCCACCTGCTCCTGGAGCAGGCATGGCCAGCAGGACCACATTGTGGGTGGCAGTCACCCAATACTGCCACTGTCACCCAATGCCATCATGGCCACTGATGTGACAACAGGTGGTCCGAGTACTGACCATCACCTCACCTTACAAAGATATTAGTCTCCACTGCCTCAGAGCTTGAGCAGCAGCCCACAAGCTATGCCTGGGAGGTTCAGAAGGGACAAGCATCCTCAGAGCACCCACAGAGCCACTTCATAATCTTGGCAGACAAAATAAGGCTAAAGCTAGCTCCACCCCTAGCTCCACCCCAGGacccagaaaacaaaagagaaatggatGTCCAATCCTGCTGACCATAGACCCTCACAACAGCATGGCTGTCCACTAAATAAACAGTGACCACACTGTCCATTCTCCCCTGTAACTCGGTGTTAGAGAGACTTGTATGCATGCAGAGGAAAcgtgtacgcacacacacacacacgcacacacacacacacacacacacacacacacacacacacacaccatggctaATAAACAGAAGTTGTCTAAGGACCTGGGAAGATGGTTAGTAAGTAATGTGtctgctttgcaagcatgagaatctgagttccatccctaacACTCGTGTAAAAAGGGAGGTGTGTGCTGCAGCCCATAGTGTGTGGCACATGGGACTGGGGTGCTGAAAACAAAAGGATCTCTGGATCTCTGGATCTTGTTGGCCAGTCTAGAACTGcacagctccaggttcagtgagaggccttgtcttaaaaataaatgtggagAGGGACTGGAGTTGTGGCTCTGGGGTTAACAGCActtactgcccttgcagaggaccagggttcagttcccagacccacatagcagctcacaaccacttggaACTCCAGTTCACAGGGATCTCGTGCCCTCTTCAGACCTCCATGGGCTCCTGCACAAATGtagtgtatatacacacatgcaggaaaacacgTATACACACAATTACATATATacggtggagagcaattgaggaggAGAACACTTCCATTGACTGACTATTGGTCCTCACACGTATgtggacacaaacacacacacatgaagcagTCCATGAGGAGACACAAGCACCAAGCTTAGGGACAGACACTGCAACCAGTCACTGGAAATATCCAGAGATGAGAACATCTGTGAGACAGAAGGAACAGAAGCCAAGAAGACATCCTATGCTGGTCATGGGGACACAagtctgtcaccccagcactcaagagactgaggcaggaagatgagacgtttgaggtcattctgggctacacagtgaaatcctgcctcaaaaatctaAAATTGCATCATGGATGTGGAAATGTCATTAGTACTGAGAGTGAAAAGGCACTGGAAGGCCTGACAGCTGATCAGAGCCAACGGAGAGAGGAGTGGAGATTACAGAGCCAGGGTGTGAGACACATAGGCCATACCAAGCTTGAACAGCAGGGCTTAGAAGAGCAGGACCAGCAGGGAAATGGTGCTGCCAGCAAATAAGCTCACCACAAAGGACCCTGAAGAGGCAATAGCAGTCACAGTAGATCCCTCAGTACTTGCCTCAAGGGGCAGAAGGCAGTCGCCCAACCTCTTCAGGGCAAGCCACTTCCTCCCAGACAAATGAACCCTGCCCACTTAATTACCTGCCCTGCCAAAGACACAGAAGAAGACCCATGGCCACCTCCCCTGCCTGCCTACTAGACAGGTTTTCTCCATTCACCAAGCTCCAGACTTCTCCTTCCTCAGAGCCTTGCCTGGGCTTCAGCTGGTACCCACCTGGCCTCAGTGACATTGGCAGGGCTGCCTCTGCACACCTCCAGCTGCACATAGCCGGAACAGTTGACCCGGCTCCAGTCGGGGTCACAGACAGCCAAGAAGCTGGGTCGCAGACGGCCAATCATGTACTTGGCCAGGTCAGTCAGAGACTGGCTCACAGCGGCCCCAAACAGGAAGGTCCCCAGCACCTTGTAGATGGCAGCCACATAGTTGTTGAAGTCAGAGCGTGAATAGAGACGCTCTGTGTACACCAGGTAGGCCTCCCCCGATGAGACCTGCCAATGGAACAGGTTACAGAGCACTGGGCAGACACTGCTCCCTCCGTACCCATCGGTTGGGGAGCTGAGCCCTACATACCTCAGGGCAGAGCTGACCCAGCCCCCACCCAAGCACTTTTGTGCCTTACAAGGATGACAGTGGCTGTGATGATGACCCCGGCCATGAGTCCATGGGTGATTGTGTCTGGACGGTACGGGTACCGGATGGAGTCATCGCCGCAGTAAAACCCTCGTTTGTATGGTGTGTTCACCAGGGTCAGGATGATGAAGGGCAGAGAGGCTGTGGGAAGCCAAGGAAGGTACATGGTTCTCCACAGAGCAAATCCCTACCCACGTGTTATCTGCTCTAGTATCATGGCCGCTTCGCCATGACCCCACTGGAAACACTCCAgtgcccttttttcttttcattcagccacagttctccctctcaaCTCTGCTCCCCCCAccacctccctccccagcccaccccaatccactccttcTCATGGGTAAGGGCATGAGAAGTCAACAAACCCCAATTGCCATCATAGGGCCTTCAACCTGTAATTGATGGAACCCAGAcccagagatccacaaccaagcagcaggctgagctctgggaatccagttgaagagagggaggagggaatatatgagcaagggaggtcaagatcatggtggagaaatctacagagacagctgaaccaagctcatggaaactcatgaactccagactgTACTAGGCCCTTGGTATGTGGGCGACAGTTGTGAACCTTAGACTAGCTAAGGGGCCCCTGGCATAGGACcgtgatacaaacctggtacatgagctggcttgttggagcccaGCCATTGAGCAGCTCTACCCTGATGTGCTCTGGCCTCACTTCAGGCCTCCCTAGAGCTGACTCAGCACCAGGGACCAaagcctctacacacacacacacaaacacacacacacactgcaagcaCAGTGACTCCCTCCCATCTCATTCCAGCACCCTCCTGATGAGCCACCCATGGATGGGGTCACTGTTGCTATTCATAGCTCCTATCCTGTGTAGAACCACATAGTCACCTTAGTGACAGTTAGTTGGACTGTCCCATCTGCATAGGAACACCAAGGGACCTTCTGTGTTCGGGGTGGGGCCCTGGAGACTGCTCACTGCCTGGGAAGGTAAGATCATCTAGTGACACAGAGTTAGACTGGAGGGCTGTCTCCCACAGCAAGGGCACAGCCTGAAGGCCATCCCTAGAGTGTCTGGTCTTTTTACtgttcattgatgttttgcctatatgttatagacaattgtgagctgacacatgggtgctgggaattgaacctggatcttctggaagagcagtcagtgttcttaagtgctaagctgtctctccagccctgagtctctgcttctttttttttttttcctctcttttttcttttttcttttttctttttttggcttcaTTCCAAGTTCTGAGCCAATGCCAGCTGCACACTTGACAAGATGGACCCAGCCCTGGATGTGGGCTGGGAAGCTCAGACCAAAGCCCAGAGACACAGACACTCTTGGAAAATAACCTGGCAGTCAAGCTGTGAACAGAGCTGCAACCTGGAGCCTCCAACCAAGGGTGGCTGGGAGGTGAGAGCCAGTCACAAGAATAGGACAGTGGATAGCACCTTGTTCCACAGGCACAGGTACACAGACACCCCAAAGAGGCAAACCTGGGCAAGTGCCCTGTGAACAGGAAAGTTGGGTGTGGCGGGCTCGACAGGCGTGGCTTTCAGGTCCTGAATGCCAGGAGAACACAAGGAGATGAACCTCCCCTCAGTATGCAAAGGGGAAACTGAGGGGCCCAGAAAACAATCCCTGACAGGGGCTGGTCCATCACAGTTCCGGAGGGCACATGATCCAAGGAGATACTAACATCATGAGGCTAAGAGGTGGAGCTAAAAAGGATGACAGACTCAGTGTCTCCTGGGAGGGGCTAAGCTTCATGACTGTGAGAGAAGGCTTGAAGGAGAAGAGATCAGAGGACACGAGGAGATGGCaatgaaggagaagagaggatgaggagaggggagagggtgaGAGAAGAGagtaaaaaaagggggggaaggggtgagaggaaacagagatgaGGTCAGAGGAAACCGGAAATCCCTTATCTTGTTCATAGAAGGCAGCTACGTAAAAGAGTATGGTGACATCATCATGGAAGACAACTGGATTCAGCCAATCTGCTTACTGGACATCTCAGGCAGACCACAGCCACAGGGTCTGGGGACCTAAAAGCCCTGTGCATGGCTGGGCTGCATGGCAGGTGTGAGCCAGGACTGACTCCCAGCTATAcccactcctctcctcccaccttccgTGGGCATCTTTAGGGGACGCTGTCCCCACCAATGCCTCCCTATCAGCACCAAAAGCCTGTGCTGACTAAGGGGAACAACAGGCTGGCATTGGCCTCCTCCTTCCTGCAGTGACTCCGGGTAGCTCCGCCTCTGGGGACCCAGGACTTTCCAAggaaaaatgtaaactatttcCAAGTCCTCCAGTACCTGGCACACGGTTAAAGCAACAGACATGCTTTAATAAACCCGTACAGTCAAACAGGGTGCCCAAGGCTCGGGGATGTCCCACGGGGCCTCCTTGGTTGCCAAAAAGCAAAGCTGAGTAGAGTATCCTTCCGGGCTACGGAAGATGGGCCGAGAGGGAGATGCAGAATGGGGGAAGACAGACGACACCCTGTCACCGCCTTCGGGGTAGGATCCAGCCACAGTCCCCTGGGCCCCGAACAAACACTTGCCCTTTGTTCGCGCCTGGGGGGGTTCGGAATGCTCCTCCCCGCGGCCTGAACCGGACTGGCAGGTTTGTCTGTGTGAGCCTGGCCGTCCCCGCCTCCCGGGGGCACCGTGCTGGACCTTGGCCACGGGTCACTGGCCTGCAGGGTCCTGATGCCGCCCCGCCCGTGTGAGTCACACCGCCCCGAGGCACTGGAGCGACTTCCTGCTGCCGGGACCCCcgcccccagcacacacacacactcacacacaccggGAACAGCCACAGGTAGACAGGCAGCCCGGATCCCGCCAAGAGCCCAGGAGGGATGGTAGGGCGCGCAGAAAGAAGTAGGAAGCGCCGGTCACCATTGTCCGCATCCAGAACGCATACTGGCAGGAGGCACCGAGGGAGCGTGGACCTGGGAGAGAGTTCCCGCACCCGGTCCCGAGACTCTTACCGACCAGCACGCACAGCACGTCCAGCAGCACGAAGACCCACCTCCGCTCCATGTCGCCCCCTCCCAGGGACGCCCGCGACCCCCGCTTGTCCCAGCTGTTCCGGAGCGTCCCAGCagccccaggatcacatggccaTGGAAAGTGCCCGGCCCAGGGAAAGGGCTGGGCTTGACGAAAGGGCCGGGGCGAGGCGAAGGCGGGGCTGGGGCAAGGCGTGGCACAAAAgaaagagcagaggcaggaggaacaggcaGGAGAGGGCGGAGACCCTGAGGGGTGTGTTTGCTACCTTGACCCGGGCGTGGAGGGCAGGGACTTCGGGGCTGGGAGGGGTCTCAGGACAAACAAGTCTCTAGGCTGGCATTCTGGTATCTCCGGGCTGAGTATAGGGCTCCAAAGCTGAGCATAGGGCTGAGTATAGGGTCTTCCAGCTGGAGTCTTCTGGCTGGGAGCGGCCACCAAATCTCTAGGTAGTAGGCTGGAGGTCACCCAAGTGTGCCCAGCACTTGGGCGGGGTTCTGCAGTTGTAATAAGGAGTTGAGGGTAGGGCAAGCCAACaatcacctgggcagcacaaagCTCACACACTCGGGAGTTGATCTCCTCAGCCTTTCCAAGAGAGGGAATCTGCACTGGACCCTCTAACACCTCTAAAACCAATAAGCACCGCAGCATGGGGTGACCGGGCTCAGGCAGAGACCCTCAGGCAGAGACCCTCTAAGCTAAGATCTTGTAGTCCCTGGCAGGTTAAAAGGTTCCTTGACACTTCGTGGAGGGAGGTTCAGGGTCAGTATCATGCCCCTGCTGTGTCCACTCTAGGGACCGACCACCACAGAGAATCTGAGGTTGACCCATGAATGGGCCCCAGCCTACCCTGTCCTGGGAGTGTCCTGGAGCCCTGGGCAGAGGACACTTGAGAGCCAAGGGCTTGTGGACTCAGGAAAGGAAGTCCAGGCTCCCAATACCCACTGTGGGCTGTGACCATGTGAAGGTGTAAGAGGCCACCGCATAAAGCCTCCACTCCAGAGATCATTGCAGCATTGGTGGCCACTGTTCTCCCAACATAGGGCTGTGTTTCAAGATGTTTAAGACTTGAGGACAGCGGAGGGCAGGAGAAGGACAGCTCCTGGATGAAAGTCCAGAATTCCTGCTGACCTGCTCCTGCGGGATGTCACCTAGGGTAGAGCTGTCCTGAAAGGTCCTGAGAGAACCCATGTGCCTGCTCTTTGGTGCTAGGAGGAGGCAGCACACAGTGACCTGTTTGTGGGTAGAGAGTCCCTGCACCCTAGAAGTGTCATTAAAGTTGGCAGGCAGCACCTTCAACATACAGTAACCTGCCAACCACTAGGGCTGGACAAGGACTGTGCAGAAACCTGGCTCCAGGTCTTCGTCTGTGTCCATGCCCTCCCCTACCTATGCCACAGGCCTGACCCTTAAAAGACAAGGGCATTCCTTGGTGAACTGGGCCATGATTGACAGGACTCTATCTGAGGACACTCTGaggagagcccccccccccccgccccgacTCCATCATTCGATCACACCACCCAGCCATCCATCTAGAGCACATGACTCAGGTGCCAGGGTTCTATCTGCGACATATGTGGCCTGTCTCCTGGCCCCTGACAACTCGAATGAATGATAGCATCCTTCCTGCCCCCCTTTAACCTCTGTTTACCTGTGACCTAACCATAACAAGGTCTTAGCAGGTCAGGGTAACACTGCAATTCTGTGATGTTAGGGTCCCTTACTGAATGCCTACTGCATGGTGAGAGGAGAGCCAGAAAAGAGGTGATGGAGGAGACTGGGGCACTGGGCACGGAGAAGAGGATGGGGCAAGGACGCTCCCGAGGGAagaaggctggaagagggtgGGTAGGAGGAGGACCGAAGGTGGAAGGGAGGCAgactggaggagggaggggctggagaaggtgaggctggaagagagtgaggaaggaaaagggatgTGGCTGGAGGACTAACAGGAGGAGGGCGGAAGCTGGgggatgagagggaggagggcGGAAGCTGGgggatgagagggaggagggaggaagctgggggatgagagggaggagggaggaactggaggatgagagggaggagggaggaactggaggatgagagggaggagggcGGAAGCTGGAGGAGGCTGAGAGAACAGGCTGGAGAAGGGCTGAGGCTGAAAGAGCGTGAGGATGCTGTTTGTTGATGGAGAAAACAGGGtctggaggagggctgtggcctGCGGAGTGTGAGGAAGGAGGAGGGTGAGGCTAGAAAGGATGAATGGGAAGGGGAGGGTAGAGGATCTGGAGCCTGGATAAGCAGCGAGGCTGTGGGAGAGATGAGCCTTCATGGACTCTTTCTCCCGTCCTTCCCCTCTTGGGAGGATTTGGGTCAGTTGCTAAAAATCCTTGGGCAGTATCAGCATTAAAACCTTGTAGAGGTGGCAAAAATTAGGATTAAGGTTAGGATTGGGGTCATGGCTCCTAATCCATTACCAGCATGACCACACAGTGAGGACCTTCCCTAGCAGAATTCTCCCACCAGGCCATGCTGAGCCAAGCTGCCTAACCAGTAGAGGAGCATGGGCTGGGAGCCTGGCCTTCCCCTGGGGCACAGGAGACTTGACTAGTCCTGCTGTCTTGCTAGCTTCCTGCTCCCACAGGGCATTGTTGGTCCAGGGCAATGGAGCTCAGGGTTAGCTCTGGCCCTGGGGACTCATGGCTACTGAGGCATCAGTGTCTCtctgaaggaatgctgggaagtgaGCAGAGGGATCTACGTGTATTAGACAccactcatatacacacagccTTGGCTCCCCATTTCTCTGTTTCAGTGCCTCCCTCCCACAGTCAGGGTTAGGGTCCCACATGATCTGATGCAAGCAAGATGCAGACCAAGGCAGGAAATTTGGGTGCATTCCTGAAGACAGACCCTGCAGCCTAGGTGCTCTGGAGATCAGCAGTTAGAAATAGGGTCAAGCAAGCAGCGGGCAGCCTGAAGAGTGGGGACCCGATGTACTGTGGAACTGGCCTTCTGCTGTCCCTGAGCCCTCACCCCACGCCAGTCACCTGCAGGGCCCAGGCTGTGCATCTCCTGCCCTTGGCCCAGCTGCTCCCCTGCTCGAGAGCATCAGGAAGCAGTGGCTGGACAATGCACAGACCACCAGCATGCAGGGGAccagagatggctgagcagagcACAAGTGTACCAGTAACAGTGGATAACACAGCAGTGGTGAACTGTCAGACACAGGACATGTGTGAGCTCTTGCTTCAGCTCCCACACCTCTCTTCAGACATGGCTACCTCCTTCCCTGCTGCTGCTCACAATGGGCAAGGGACTCCATGGCAGATAGAAGAGGGTTGAGTCTACTATCTAGAGATAGATACTTTGGTGGCCCGGTTGCCATTACACATCCCTGCTGGCATGAATGATAGGTGTCTTTCTGACGGTCAGACCTCCATAGAAGCAGAGCTTCACACCCACAGTGGACCACCTGCCCTCAGTttgcagcaccccccccccatgagTGTGTCTCTGGAAATCTACACTGAGGCTCTACACATCCCCCTCAATCACCACTTCCGTCATGCCTCATGCCAGCCACAAGGCCTGGATCCAGGCAATGCCAGTCTTTGATGACTGCCTGGGTGGGGCTGCTGGATGaagcaaacaaaaaggcaaaGCCCAGAGGGTCAGAGTAGCACGGCAATAAGCCATTATCAGCAGAAACGTAATTCTTATCCATCATGGGAATCTGAATACCCGAATTTTACCTGGTGACACCATCAAGGGAGCTATAGGCTGGGAGACTGAAGACCACTGAGAAGTGAACAGAAGTTTAGACAACAGAGTCAGGCCTGGGCCCATCATATCCCAGAGCTCTGACCAAGCCAGAAAGCCTGAGGCTCAGGGCAGTAGAGGGCCCAGATCCTCTAGCACCAGGAGCCTTTCGCCCTCCTCCAAGGCTGTCTCAAGAAGCCCCATCCAAGCTCTCTCAAGCCAACATCCACTTGCTCGAGCCAGCACAGACTCCCAGACTTGTACACAAAAGCCTTCATCCCAGTGCAAAGAGGCCTGGTCCTGAGGGAGGTTCTGGCCTGAGGTATGGGCTGAGTGCAGGGACAGCACTGGTAGGAACGGCCTGCAACCATTTGAATTCACGAGGGTGGCCTGGCATCTGCCCCAGCTGCAGATGGCGAGGGCTGGTGGCCCAGCTCTGCTCCCTAAGTCTTCAGTGCCCCTTACAAAGCAGACACAGATGCTGACTGACAAGCACTGACATCACCAGTCAGCAGGACAGAGCTCAGGGTGGCTCCTCCTGATCCTGGCCCACCTTGTGTCCCAACCTAAACTGGTCCCCCAACACCCTCCCAGGCTCACTACAACCTCTCTGGATTTCCAGACCTCTTGGCCTAGAAGAGTGTTCTATAGCTGGTCCAATGCTCCCCAAAACCATGCACGGCATGCCAGACACAGCAACCACTCTTCTCAACTGTCCCTGCACACTCAAACAGAAAATCCCATCTCACTATGCCTATGAGACCCAAGAAATCTCACCCAAGGATCTGTTGGCAGGGCTAGAATGACTCAGGACTTCCACAGAGGACAGCAGGGCTGCCAGCCACAAACCAGGCAGTATGGGAAACAGGGTGACCCGTTCCCACCAGCCTCCCAAGACTGATTTACTTGGCTACACCACATTTAAGACTCACATCCTCCACCACAAGAAAAATCACAGTATCACCTAACCAGGACTCCTAGACACCAAGAGGCTGAGCCAACCAGAGCACCTGCATGAgtctgacctaggccctctgcttaTGTTAcggttgtgtagctttgtcttgtgagactcctaacaatgggaatggggctgtctctaactctgttgcctacttttgggaccctttttctCCTGGGTTGCTTTATCCAGCCTTAATACGAGGGTATATGCCTAGTCTTATactactgtaacttgatatgccaggttTGGttaatatccatgggaggcctgctcttaagagaaacagaggagtggatggaggatgatggaaggagagaagggactgggaggggaggagagagggagagatgtaatatgggagaaaaacaaaaacaaaaaactcaagtcctcagaaaCAGCCGGACAGGAAGCAAAGCTGATGTGGAAGTGAACTGAGAGGATGAGACAAGCGGGTACAGCCTTCTACCCCCCCCAAATCTGCAATTACGGGGCTTGTCTAAAATACAGGTACGCTGGACATGGTGGCTCTACAACCGTGTTcgggtggaagcttcaccccagcccctggcatccataaaCCCAGAGTCTGGGATGTTCTGGCGGAAGCTTCATCCCAAGACCCCTctcatctctctccaaaccccccTGCATTCATATAGCCTGCCAAGTAACAACCCTTCCCCCAAAGATGCTCAAAACGACTCCcatagggtatttaaactgtcccccagaaaataGACTGGTTTTCCGGtatctctttcctgtctcctctctgggggaggCTGGAAAATCATCCAGGAGCATGGTGTCCACTAAACGTGGGCTTTTctagtttggtttgatttggtctgattcgGATTGCTGCATCGGTGGAGAGGCTTATCGAGGTGCAGAAACTTcacccagtactcaggaaactgagaaagAGGAA is part of the Cricetulus griseus strain 17A/GY chromosome 5, alternate assembly CriGri-PICRH-1.0, whole genome shotgun sequence genome and encodes:
- the Plpp2 gene encoding LOW QUALITY PROTEIN: phospholipid phosphatase 2 (The sequence of the model RefSeq protein was modified relative to this genomic sequence to represent the inferred CDS: inserted 2 bases in 1 codon), with the protein product MERRWVFVLLDVLCVLVASLPFIILTLVNTPYKRGFYCGDDSIRYPYRPDTITHGLMAGVIITATVILVSSGEAYLVYTERLYSRSDFNNYVAAIYKVLGTFLFGAAVSQSLTDLAKYMIGRLRPSFLAVCDPDWSRVNCSGYVQLEVCRGSPANVTEARLSFYSGHSSFGMYCMLFLALYVQARLCWKWARLLRPTVQFFLVAFAIYVGYTRVSDHKHHWSDVLVGLLQGALVACLTVRYVSDFFKSRPPQSCQEDEEPQRKPSLSLTLTLGDXDLSHYEYPVSSCFGSWEATCGPVMCWPLGPGQALLALELPQGPGW